A region of Anolis sagrei isolate rAnoSag1 chromosome 2, rAnoSag1.mat, whole genome shotgun sequence DNA encodes the following proteins:
- the LOC132765450 gene encoding olfactory receptor 1L4-like produces MEREKNNQTHFAGFILLGLSTSPEFQGFLFPIFLSMYLLGLLGNLLIFLLIISNSSIFQTPMYFFLSHLSLADLGFSSTIVPQMLHILVSQTNTISYSGCMTQMYFFVVFCTTDNFLLASMAYDRYVAICRPLHYNTVMSYKHCVVLAAGSWFLSFFQGFLYVFTISKLSFCGSREIPHFFCDLHPLLQLSCSDTSSAETLLMFEGTATMFGPLILILLSYTFIVWKILKVPSASGKYKAFSTCSAHLTTVALFYGTLIGTYIRPSSTYSGSRLRVASIFYTVVTPMLNPLIYSLRNSKIHEAIRRLFRLWVWKTQKV; encoded by the coding sequence atggaaagagagaagaacaACCAAACTCACTTTGCTGGATTTATCCTTTTGGGTCTCTCCACCTCTCCAGAGTTCCAGGGGtttcttttccccattttcctctCTATGTATTTGCTCGGCCTCCTTGGAAACCTCTTGATCTTCTTGCTAATCATCTCCAACAGCAGCATCTTCCAAACCCCCATGTACTTCTTCCTCAGTCACCTGTCCTTGGCTGACTTGGGGTTTAGCTCTACCATAGTACCCCAAATGCTGCACATCTTGGTGTCCCAGACAAACACCATCTCTTACAGTGGCTGCATGACTCAGATGTACTTTTTTGTGGTCTTTTGCACAACAGACAACTTTCTCTTGGCCTCCATGGCATACGACCGCTACGTAGCCATTTGCCGACCGCTCCATTACAACACAGTAATGAGCTACAAGCACTGTGTAGTTTTGGCAGCTGGATCATGGTTCCTGTCTTTCTTCCAAGGCTTTTTGTATGTATTTACCATCTCAAAACTTTCCTTTTGTGGATCTCGGGAGATTCCCCACTTCTTCTGTGATCTCCATCCTTTACTTCAGCTCTCCTGCTCAGATACTTCATCTGCTGAAACGCTGCTGATGTTTGAAGGCACTGCAACCATGTTTGGACCTCTCATACTCATTCTCCTCTCCTATACGTTCATTGTGTGGAAGATTTTGAAGGTCCCATCGGCTTCTGGGAAGTACAAGGCCTTCTCCACTTGCAGTGCCCACCTCACCACAGTGGCGTTGTTCTATGGGACTCTGATAGGCACCTACATCCGCCCATCCTCCACCTATTCTGGCTCTAGATTGAGAGTGGCATCAATATTCTACACTGTTGTTACTCCTATGCTGAACCCATTAATATACAGTCTAAGGAACAGTAAAATTCATGAGGCCATTAGGAGGTTATTTAGGCTTTGGGTTTGGAAAACCCAAAAAGTATAG